One genomic region from Stackebrandtia nassauensis DSM 44728 encodes:
- a CDS encoding daunorubicin resistance protein DrrA family ABC transporter ATP-binding protein, whose amino-acid sequence MLIETAGLRKTFRNRQKKEVVEAVRGVDLAVKEGEIFGFLGPNGAGKTTTLRMLSTLLEPSGGTAVVAGFDLRKQPVKVRRAIGYVGQSGGTWGEVSAREELVMQGKLYEMPKSECKTRAQEVIEAFEMTEFADRKCKTYSGGQRRRLDVALGTVHRPKLLFLDEPTTGLDPQSRAHMWDEVRKLRERGTSIFLTTHYLDEADALCDRLAIIDHGEIVTEGTPLALKRQIAGDIVAIGVNGDATRARELLDAKEFVREVEAGEPDQATGSVTLRLFVEDGSAAVPEILRTLDAADIAPSSIELHRPSLDDVFLKQTGRSLREND is encoded by the coding sequence ATGCTCATCGAAACCGCGGGCCTACGGAAGACCTTCCGCAACCGCCAGAAGAAAGAGGTGGTCGAGGCCGTGCGCGGCGTCGACCTCGCCGTGAAGGAAGGCGAGATCTTCGGCTTCCTCGGCCCCAACGGCGCGGGCAAGACCACGACCCTGCGCATGCTGTCCACGCTGCTGGAACCCAGCGGCGGCACCGCCGTTGTCGCGGGCTTCGACCTGCGCAAACAACCCGTGAAGGTGCGTCGCGCCATCGGTTACGTCGGGCAGTCCGGCGGCACCTGGGGAGAGGTGTCGGCCCGCGAGGAACTCGTCATGCAGGGCAAGCTCTACGAGATGCCCAAGTCCGAGTGCAAGACCCGGGCGCAGGAGGTCATCGAGGCCTTCGAGATGACCGAGTTCGCCGACCGCAAGTGCAAGACCTACTCGGGCGGACAGCGTCGTCGTCTCGACGTCGCGCTGGGAACCGTCCACCGGCCCAAACTGCTGTTCCTGGACGAACCCACCACCGGCCTGGACCCGCAGTCGCGGGCCCACATGTGGGACGAGGTCCGCAAGCTGCGGGAACGCGGCACCTCGATCTTCCTGACCACGCACTACCTCGACGAGGCCGACGCCCTGTGCGACCGGCTGGCCATCATCGACCACGGCGAGATCGTCACCGAGGGGACCCCGCTGGCGCTCAAACGCCAGATCGCCGGGGACATCGTTGCCATCGGCGTCAACGGTGACGCCACCCGGGCCCGGGAACTGCTGGACGCCAAGGAGTTCGTGCGCGAGGTGGAGGCCGGGGAACCCGACCAGGCCACCGGCTCGGTGACGTTGCGGCTGTTCGTCGAGGACGGTTCGGCGGCGGTGCCTGAGATCCTGCGCACCCTGGACGCGGCGGACATCGCCCCGTCGTCCATCGAGCTGCACCGTCCGAGCCTGGACGACGTGTTCCTGAAGCAGACCGGCCGGTCCCTCAGAGAGAACGACTAA
- a CDS encoding ABC transporter permease, with protein MKLVRDTWLIYSRQMSLVLRQPTWIFIMLIQPLYYLVLFGPLLKQMPTEQMGFEYGAMETFVPGLVIMMAMFGTLFSGFGLIAEIREGVIERMRVTPVSRLALLLGRSLRDVSTLIFQAVVLVLLSSLIADLTINWGGLGLMLLIVLAIGLGLSAASYGVAIVLKSEDALAPLLNTITQPVLLLSGIMLPLTVAPDWLKTLANFNPFTYAVDAARALFNGDLNDAVIWQAGVLLGALTILLVFWSGRKFAKSTS; from the coding sequence ATGAAGCTTGTTCGTGACACCTGGCTGATCTACAGCCGCCAGATGAGCCTGGTGCTGAGGCAGCCGACCTGGATCTTCATCATGCTGATCCAGCCGCTCTACTACCTTGTCCTGTTCGGACCGCTGCTGAAGCAGATGCCCACCGAGCAGATGGGCTTCGAATACGGCGCGATGGAGACCTTCGTGCCCGGCCTGGTCATCATGATGGCCATGTTCGGGACGCTGTTCTCCGGCTTCGGGCTGATCGCCGAGATCCGTGAGGGCGTCATCGAACGCATGCGGGTCACGCCGGTCTCCCGGCTGGCGCTGCTGCTGGGCCGCTCGCTGCGCGACGTGTCCACGCTCATCTTCCAGGCGGTGGTGCTGGTGCTGCTGTCCTCGCTGATCGCCGACCTGACGATCAACTGGGGCGGTCTGGGCCTGATGCTGCTGATCGTGCTGGCCATCGGACTGGGACTGTCGGCCGCCTCGTACGGGGTGGCGATCGTGCTCAAGAGCGAGGACGCGCTGGCGCCGCTGCTCAACACGATCACCCAGCCCGTGCTGCTGCTGAGCGGGATCATGCTGCCGCTGACGGTTGCCCCCGACTGGCTCAAGACGCTGGCCAACTTCAACCCGTTCACCTACGCGGTCGACGCCGCGCGGGCGCTGTTCAACGGCGACCTGAACGACGCGGTGATCTGGCAGGCCGGGGTGCTGCTCGGCGCGCTGACCATCCTGCTGGTCTTCTGGTCCGGACGAAAGTTCGCGAAGTCGACGTCCTGA
- a CDS encoding DUF397 domain-containing protein, producing the protein MNDNANDTVREHPLKGQFDTATAKWQRTTNLDGSPGKLEIGFADNGLVALRYAEEPDGTILIYTPAEWDAFVEGVKDGEFDIEVLEEDARKAAEEEEARLAAEDEK; encoded by the coding sequence GTGAACGACAACGCGAACGACACCGTGCGGGAACACCCGCTCAAGGGCCAGTTCGACACCGCGACGGCCAAGTGGCAGCGCACCACCAACCTGGACGGCTCCCCGGGCAAGCTGGAGATCGGCTTCGCCGACAACGGCCTGGTGGCGCTGCGTTACGCCGAGGAGCCGGACGGCACCATCCTCATCTACACCCCCGCGGAATGGGATGCCTTTGTTGAGGGTGTGAAGGACGGCGAGTTCGACATCGAGGTACTGGAAGAGGACGCCCGCAAGGCCGCCGAAGAGGAAGAGGCCCGACTGGCGGCCGAGGACGAGAAGTAG
- a CDS encoding Maf family protein, whose protein sequence is MRFILASASPARLTVLRGIGFDPEVIVSGVDESTIEEESPGRLCRALAKLKAKAVAATLTEDAYVLGCDSVLEFNGQTYGKAEDAETAVSRWKAMRGKSGVLHTGHCLIDTAKQRRHIRSSSTTVHFADVTDTEIAAYVDSGEPMRVAGAFTIDGLGAPFVERIEGDHGTVVGVSPPLLRQMFTAWGVPISSLWRTESA, encoded by the coding sequence ATGCGGTTTATTCTGGCCTCCGCCTCACCGGCTCGCCTGACTGTATTGCGTGGTATCGGTTTCGATCCCGAGGTCATCGTCTCGGGCGTCGACGAGTCGACCATCGAGGAGGAGTCGCCGGGTCGGCTGTGCCGCGCCCTGGCGAAACTCAAAGCCAAGGCGGTCGCCGCCACCCTCACCGAGGACGCCTACGTCCTGGGCTGCGACTCGGTGCTGGAGTTCAACGGCCAGACCTACGGCAAGGCCGAGGACGCCGAGACCGCGGTGTCGCGCTGGAAGGCGATGCGCGGCAAGTCCGGCGTGCTCCATACCGGACACTGTCTGATCGACACGGCCAAGCAGCGGCGCCACATCCGCTCCTCGTCGACCACCGTGCACTTCGCCGACGTCACCGACACCGAGATCGCCGCCTACGTGGACTCGGGCGAACCGATGCGGGTCGCGGGGGCCTTCACCATCGACGGCCTGGGCGCGCCGTTCGTGGAGCGCATCGAGGGCGACCACGGCACCGTCGTGGGCGTCTCGCCGCCGCTGCTGCGGCAGATGTTCACCGCGTGGGGTGTACCGATCTCCTCGTTGTGGCGCACTGAAAGTGCGTGA
- a CDS encoding acyl-CoA carboxylase epsilon subunit gives MEITVTAGNPDEAEIAALVLALRARPAAATAVPRRISAWRDPARRLGADRDWRSSSLPR, from the coding sequence GTGGAGATCACCGTCACGGCGGGTAATCCGGACGAGGCCGAGATCGCCGCGCTGGTGCTCGCGCTGCGGGCGCGGCCCGCGGCGGCCACCGCCGTGCCCCGGCGGATCTCCGCCTGGCGGGACCCGGCCCGGCGGCTGGGCGCCGATCGCGACTGGCGGAGCAGCTCCCTGCCCCGGTAG